Sequence from the Fulvivirga ligni genome:
ACCTGTTGCTCCTGTTATTAAAATCATCTTGTTTTTATTTTTGATTATGAAGCAAAACTAAACTACATTTGCTATACATTATATACTAGTATACTAAAGTATATCAGTATACATTTGTATACCATCTTAAAAATAATTGATATGGAAAAGCCTTATTTCAACGGTATAGAGTGTCCTAAAGAATATGTATTGGCACTAAGAGACACCTTAAATGTGGTTACTGGTAAATGGAAACTTGCTATTGTAAGTACTATGCTTTTCGAAAAGAAACGTTTTTCTGATATCAAAAGGATTCTCCCGGAGATTACACCCAGAATGATATCTAAGGAACTGAAGGAGCTTGAAGTTAATGGTATTGTTGTAAGAAAAGTATATGATCAAACACCTGTTTTAGTAGAATACGAACTTACCCACTCTGGCATGATGCTTAGCCATGTATTAGACGCTATGGTAGAATGGGGTCTCAAACATAGAGAAATAGAATTAGCGCCAGCGGAATAGCTCAACAACCTTCTCAGCAAATATGGTGTCATATAGTAAAACCACAACTTATGAAAACCATCCTATTATTTGCATTTACATTTTTCATGGTAGCGGCTTGCAGTCGCTGCGAAGATGATGAAGTATATAATGATGATTATAACTTCCGGGTTAATCATTATCAGGTAGACTGTGTAGGCGAAGGCCCACAAAAGTGCTTCCTGGTGCAGCAAGGTAGCAAGCTAGATACTGAAGAATGGGATCTTTTTTATGGTAACATAGAAAACTTTGAGTTCACCAGCGGTTATGTTTATAATCTCCAAATTGAAAAGACAGAAATAAAGAATCCTCCTGCAGACGGATCTAGCATAAAATACAGCCTCATTAAAATTATCTCCAGGCAAAAAACCTAAAATTAATATTCATTTAATTATAAATATTAGAATACTAAAATGGCATAAAGTAGTTTAGTGTTATATTAAATCAACACTAAATCCTTTAAAAATGAAAAAACTTTCAATTTTAGTTTGTGCCGCTATGTTCTTTTTTACGGCCTGTGAAGACAGCCAAAAGGAAGAAATGCAATCTGTTAACACCTTAGAAAAGCAAGAAACTAACGCCAGAGTAGCTACTCAAAGCAGTGTTCCTCAAGAAGTTGTAGACGCTGCCATTGCTGCATATGGTGACGATGAACTTCCGGCGATGACCATTGCTTTCACCTACACCAGAGGTGATGTAAACATTTCGCTTGAGGAAGATTGGGTACTCAACGTTTATAGCACTCCAGAGGGATGTACTATTACCGAAGGCGACGGAAGAAGATACTACCCGGGCTATATGGAAACATCAAATGGATTTTTCTTTATAGAAGAAGATGATCTATGTGGTGAAGGTTTATATGAGTTTGATAACCGCCAGG
This genomic interval carries:
- a CDS encoding DUF4377 domain-containing protein translates to MKTILLFAFTFFMVAACSRCEDDEVYNDDYNFRVNHYQVDCVGEGPQKCFLVQQGSKLDTEEWDLFYGNIENFEFTSGYVYNLQIEKTEIKNPPADGSSIKYSLIKIISRQKT
- a CDS encoding winged helix-turn-helix transcriptional regulator; protein product: MEKPYFNGIECPKEYVLALRDTLNVVTGKWKLAIVSTMLFEKKRFSDIKRILPEITPRMISKELKELEVNGIVVRKVYDQTPVLVEYELTHSGMMLSHVLDAMVEWGLKHREIELAPAE